Proteins encoded within one genomic window of Streptomyces sp. NBC_00523:
- a CDS encoding DUF2637 domain-containing protein codes for MRLTDISLDWLLPGAVLLVGVMAAVAVVARGRRASDTAASADDSWERSEERRRRKEALYATASYVLLFCCAAVAAALSFHGLVGFGEQNLGLSDGWEYLVPFGLDGAAMFCSVLAVREASHGDAALGSRLLVWTFAGAAAWFNWVHAPRGINHAGAPHFFAGMSLSAAVLFDRALKQTRRAALREQGLVPRPLPQIRIVRWLRAPRETFGAWSLMLLEGVRTLDEAVDEVREDRREKEQNRLRRKDQEKLDRAHIKALNRQNRAWGRLGRGGSPVEVAALAPATGSAQSVAEPAISEPGQLPLRPRPSLQAVNHSNSASVPELGASESAAVDPVADDDTQALPRLDSLEQKLKDLEQQFG; via the coding sequence ATGAGACTGACCGACATATCGCTTGACTGGCTGCTTCCGGGCGCCGTGCTGCTCGTGGGGGTCATGGCGGCGGTGGCGGTGGTCGCGCGCGGAAGGCGCGCCTCTGACACAGCAGCCTCGGCGGACGACAGCTGGGAACGCAGCGAGGAGCGGCGCAGACGCAAGGAAGCGCTGTACGCCACCGCTTCGTACGTGCTGCTGTTCTGCTGCGCGGCGGTCGCCGCCGCACTCTCCTTCCACGGGCTCGTCGGCTTCGGCGAGCAGAACCTCGGCCTTTCCGACGGCTGGGAGTATCTGGTGCCCTTCGGCCTGGACGGGGCGGCGATGTTCTGCTCGGTCCTGGCCGTACGGGAGGCCAGCCACGGGGACGCGGCGCTCGGCTCGCGCCTCCTGGTGTGGACCTTCGCCGGTGCCGCCGCCTGGTTCAACTGGGTGCACGCGCCGCGCGGTATCAACCACGCGGGTGCCCCGCACTTCTTCGCGGGCATGTCGCTCTCGGCCGCCGTGCTGTTCGACCGCGCGCTGAAGCAGACCCGCCGTGCCGCGCTGCGCGAGCAGGGCCTCGTGCCCCGCCCGCTGCCGCAGATCCGGATCGTGCGCTGGCTGCGCGCGCCCCGGGAGACCTTCGGCGCCTGGTCGCTGATGCTCCTCGAAGGCGTACGCACGCTGGACGAGGCGGTGGACGAGGTACGCGAGGACCGCAGGGAGAAGGAGCAGAACCGTCTCCGCAGAAAGGACCAGGAGAAGCTGGACCGGGCGCACATCAAGGCCCTGAACCGGCAGAACCGGGCCTGGGGACGGCTCGGACGGGGTGGCTCCCCGGTCGAGGTGGCCGCCCTGGCACCGGCGACGGGCTCCGCGCAGTCCGTCGCGGAGCCCGCCATATCCGAGCCGGGTCAGCTGCCCCTGCGACCCCGGCCATCCCTGCAAGCCGTGAACCACTCGAACTCGGCAAGCGTCCCTGAACTGGGCGCGAGCGAGTCGGCCGCGGTCGATCCCGTCGCCGACGACGACACCCAGGCCCTGCCCCGGCTCGATTCGCTGGAGCAGAAACTCAAGGACCTGGAGCAGCAGTTCGGCTGA
- a CDS encoding (2Fe-2S)-binding protein: MTMPALLPAVTASPVADAYARLTEVFPGVRAEILAEGESAPGGPGWVGAHELAAGGEALDAFLAFDAEQVRRDYGQEGRPDVIASFGLHRYAWPACLLVTVPWFLHRRVPRVPVEDVSFQRALGHLTLRVREFACLPDDPAAGLPGARVVPDKAALRAEVLDAVAEHLGPVLDGFRPRMRRGKRALWGMATDEIVEGLWYVAHLLGEERRAMTELEALLPGTTKPYVGTAGFRELTGPNGESLPTRDRASCCLFYTLRPEDTCVTCPRTCDEERVRKLTPAP; encoded by the coding sequence ATGACCATGCCCGCCCTGCTCCCCGCAGTGACGGCCTCGCCCGTGGCCGACGCCTACGCGCGCCTGACCGAGGTCTTCCCCGGGGTGCGCGCCGAGATCCTCGCCGAGGGCGAGAGCGCCCCCGGCGGCCCCGGCTGGGTGGGTGCGCACGAGCTGGCGGCCGGCGGTGAGGCGCTGGACGCGTTCCTCGCCTTCGACGCCGAGCAGGTGCGCCGGGACTACGGCCAGGAGGGCCGGCCCGATGTGATCGCCAGCTTCGGACTGCACCGGTACGCGTGGCCGGCCTGCCTGCTGGTGACGGTGCCGTGGTTCCTGCACCGCCGGGTACCCCGGGTCCCGGTCGAGGACGTCTCCTTCCAGCGGGCGCTGGGCCATCTGACGCTGCGGGTGCGGGAGTTCGCCTGCCTGCCCGACGACCCGGCGGCCGGGCTGCCGGGGGCCCGGGTGGTGCCCGACAAGGCGGCGCTGCGGGCCGAGGTGCTGGACGCGGTGGCCGAACACCTGGGCCCGGTCCTGGACGGCTTCCGGCCGCGGATGCGGCGCGGCAAGCGAGCCCTGTGGGGGATGGCGACCGACGAGATCGTCGAGGGCCTCTGGTACGTCGCCCATCTGCTGGGCGAGGAGCGGCGCGCCATGACGGAGCTGGAGGCGCTGCTCCCGGGCACCACCAAGCCGTACGTCGGCACCGCGGGCTTCCGCGAGCTGACCGGGCCGAACGGGGAGTCGCTGCCGACCCGGGACCGGGCGAGCTGCTGCCTGTTCTACACGCTGCGCCCCGAGGACACCTGCGTCACGTGCCCGCGTACGTGCGACGAGGAACGCGTCCGCAAACTGACGCCCGCGCCCTGA
- a CDS encoding GntR family transcriptional regulator: MEQGGAREEVRPPYAGGAAVPASAIRVPEQARGEHTHGEDPHEAPRAQVRRHSVRGQILEALRAALVDGELVPGQVYSAPVLGARFGVSATPVREAMQRLATEGAVEVVPNRGFRVAERGPRELAELAEVRALIEVPVMLRLARTVPPARWCALRPLADATVAAAAVGDRASYADADRAFHSAVLALAGNHSLVAVADDLHRRSQWPLVDNPVTRRADLLADASEHTALLDALIAQDVAVVQSLVREHFAGADG, encoded by the coding sequence GTGGAGCAGGGCGGAGCGCGCGAGGAGGTGCGTCCCCCGTACGCCGGAGGCGCGGCTGTGCCCGCCTCGGCCATCCGGGTGCCCGAGCAGGCCCGCGGCGAGCACACCCACGGGGAGGACCCGCACGAGGCCCCCCGCGCCCAGGTGCGGCGGCACTCCGTGCGCGGCCAGATCCTGGAGGCCCTGCGCGCCGCCCTGGTCGACGGCGAGCTCGTCCCCGGCCAGGTCTACTCGGCCCCCGTGCTCGGCGCCCGCTTCGGCGTCTCCGCGACCCCGGTGCGCGAGGCGATGCAGCGGCTGGCCACCGAGGGGGCCGTGGAGGTCGTGCCCAACCGGGGCTTCCGGGTCGCCGAACGCGGACCGCGCGAGCTGGCGGAGCTGGCCGAGGTCCGCGCCCTGATCGAGGTCCCCGTCATGCTGCGGCTCGCCCGCACCGTCCCGCCCGCCCGCTGGTGCGCGCTGCGCCCGCTGGCCGACGCCACCGTGGCCGCCGCGGCCGTCGGCGACCGGGCGAGCTACGCGGACGCGGACCGGGCCTTCCACAGCGCGGTGCTCGCCCTCGCCGGGAACCACAGCCTGGTCGCGGTCGCCGACGACCTGCACCGCCGCTCCCAGTGGCCCCTGGTGGACAACCCGGTCACCCGGCGCGCCGACCTGCTGGCCGACGCCTCCGAGCACACCGCGCTGCTCGACGCCCTGATCGCCCAGGACGTGGCGGTCGTCCAGTCGCTCGTACGCGAACACTTCGCGGGCGCCGACGGCTGA
- a CDS encoding PucR family transcriptional regulator ligand-binding domain-containing protein, translated as MRLRALLENDALGLRLLGGDEELDRSVRGVMTTDLRDPSRYLTGGELVLTGLAWRRDAADSEPFVRILAGAGVAGLAAGEAELGDIPDDLVEACRHHRLPLFAVHETVAFATITEYVVRQVSGERAGDLAAVVDRHRRLMTSGPTGGGPEVVLDLLGSDLDLHAWVLSPTGRQIAGAGAPLPAAAGAELAGLHLAAVRSGRRAPHRATLGGTTYSLFPIRNNGRGGAVPPARDVRESVLSDWLLAVEADASDWPAARLDLLQGVTQLIAVERDRRDAARTVRRRLAQEVLELVQAGAAPAEIAARLRVATPVLLPGLGTAPHWQVVVARVEWDEDGASEVRGGPVAQALLEEILVDPAVTGPDSADRIAVAHTGDEAIALVPLPAAPDRPDGEAAEGPSDDSGTEGEDPALHADALLAAVRAPLSAGLGDDGRLTLGVSASVHSAEGLRGALEEARHARRVAAARPGRVCAAGHHELASHVLLLPFVPDDVRRAFTARLLDPLREYDRRHRAELIPTLEAFLDCDGSWTRCAARLHLHVNTLRYRVGRIEQLTGRDLARLEDKLDFFLALRMS; from the coding sequence ATGCGGCTGCGCGCACTGCTGGAGAACGACGCGCTGGGCCTGCGGCTGCTCGGCGGCGACGAGGAGCTGGACCGGTCGGTCCGCGGGGTGATGACGACCGACCTGCGCGACCCGAGCCGCTACCTCACCGGCGGCGAGCTGGTCCTGACCGGTCTGGCCTGGCGCCGGGACGCCGCGGACTCGGAGCCGTTCGTGCGCATCCTGGCGGGTGCCGGGGTGGCCGGTCTCGCGGCGGGCGAGGCGGAGCTCGGCGACATCCCGGACGATCTCGTGGAGGCGTGCCGCCACCACCGGTTGCCGCTGTTCGCGGTCCACGAGACGGTCGCGTTCGCAACGATCACCGAGTACGTGGTGCGCCAGGTGTCCGGCGAGCGGGCGGGCGACCTGGCGGCCGTGGTGGACCGCCACCGAAGGCTGATGACCTCGGGCCCGACCGGCGGCGGCCCCGAGGTGGTCCTCGATCTCCTGGGCTCCGACCTGGACCTCCACGCCTGGGTGCTCTCCCCCACCGGGCGGCAGATCGCGGGCGCGGGCGCCCCGCTGCCCGCCGCCGCCGGGGCCGAGCTGGCCGGGCTGCATCTGGCCGCCGTCCGCTCCGGCCGCCGCGCCCCACACCGGGCGACCCTCGGCGGTACGACGTATTCGCTCTTCCCGATCCGGAACAACGGCCGGGGCGGCGCGGTGCCGCCCGCCCGCGACGTCCGGGAGTCCGTGCTCTCCGACTGGCTGCTCGCCGTGGAGGCCGACGCGAGCGACTGGCCGGCCGCGCGGCTCGACCTGCTCCAGGGCGTCACCCAGCTGATCGCCGTCGAGCGCGACCGGCGCGACGCGGCCCGCACGGTGCGCCGCCGGCTCGCCCAGGAGGTCCTGGAGCTGGTCCAGGCGGGCGCCGCGCCCGCCGAGATCGCCGCCCGGCTGCGCGTGGCGACGCCGGTCCTGCTCCCCGGCCTCGGCACCGCGCCGCACTGGCAGGTCGTGGTGGCCCGGGTCGAGTGGGACGAGGACGGCGCGTCCGAGGTCCGGGGCGGCCCGGTCGCCCAGGCGCTGCTCGAGGAGATCCTGGTCGACCCGGCGGTGACGGGCCCCGATTCGGCGGACCGGATCGCCGTCGCCCACACGGGTGACGAGGCCATCGCCCTGGTGCCGCTGCCCGCCGCCCCGGACCGGCCGGACGGCGAGGCGGCCGAGGGGCCTTCCGACGACAGCGGCACCGAGGGCGAGGACCCCGCCCTGCACGCCGACGCGCTGCTCGCCGCCGTGCGCGCCCCGCTCTCCGCGGGCCTCGGCGACGACGGCCGCCTGACACTCGGTGTCAGCGCCTCCGTGCACTCGGCGGAGGGGCTGCGCGGCGCCCTGGAGGAGGCCCGGCACGCGCGCCGGGTGGCGGCGGCCCGGCCCGGCCGGGTCTGCGCGGCCGGCCACCACGAGCTGGCCTCGCACGTGCTGCTGCTGCCGTTCGTCCCGGACGACGTGCGGCGGGCGTTCACCGCGCGGCTGCTGGACCCGCTGCGCGAGTACGACCGGCGCCACCGCGCGGAGCTCATTCCGACCCTGGAAGCCTTCCTGGACTGCGACGGTTCGTGGACCCGCTGCGCGGCCCGGCTGCACCTGCACGTCAACACGCTGCGCTACCGGGTCGGGCGAATCGAGCAGTTGACGGGGCGTGATCTGGCGCGCCTGGAGGACAAGCTCGATTTCTTCCTGGCCCTGCGGATGAGCTGA
- a CDS encoding FAD binding domain-containing protein, translating to MDFLRPASWEEALAAKAEHPTAVPIAGGTDVMVEINFDHRRPEYLLDLNRIGELTEWEVGQESVRLGASVPYSQIMEHLRAELPGLALASHTVASPQIRNRGGVGGNLGTASPAGDAHPALLAAGAEVEAESVRGTRMIPIDAFYTGVKRNALEPDELIRAVHIKKADGPQQYSKVGTRNAMVIAVCAFGLALHPETRTVRTGIGSAAPTPVRAKEAEAFLNAALEEGGFWDSRTIITPSVAQQFATLAAGACNPIDDVRGTASYRRHAVGIMARRTLGWAWESYRGNGRSTEGAA from the coding sequence ATGGACTTCCTTCGCCCCGCAAGCTGGGAGGAGGCGCTCGCCGCCAAGGCCGAGCACCCGACGGCTGTGCCCATCGCCGGGGGCACCGATGTGATGGTCGAGATCAACTTCGACCACCGGCGCCCCGAATACCTCCTGGACCTCAACCGCATCGGTGAGCTCACCGAGTGGGAGGTGGGCCAGGAGAGCGTACGGCTCGGCGCCTCGGTCCCGTACAGCCAGATCATGGAGCACCTGCGGGCCGAGCTGCCCGGTCTCGCGCTCGCCTCGCACACCGTCGCGTCCCCGCAGATCCGCAACCGCGGCGGCGTCGGCGGCAACCTCGGCACCGCCTCCCCGGCCGGTGACGCCCACCCCGCCCTCCTCGCGGCGGGCGCCGAGGTGGAGGCCGAGTCCGTACGCGGCACCCGGATGATCCCCATCGACGCCTTCTACACCGGCGTCAAGCGCAACGCTCTCGAACCGGACGAGCTGATCCGGGCCGTGCACATCAAGAAGGCCGACGGGCCGCAGCAGTACTCCAAGGTCGGCACCCGCAACGCGATGGTCATCGCCGTCTGCGCCTTCGGCCTCGCCCTGCACCCCGAGACCCGCACGGTCCGCACCGGCATCGGATCGGCCGCCCCGACACCCGTACGGGCGAAGGAGGCCGAGGCATTCCTGAACGCCGCGCTGGAGGAGGGCGGGTTCTGGGACAGCCGCACCATCATCACCCCGTCCGTCGCCCAGCAGTTCGCCACCCTCGCCGCGGGCGCCTGCAACCCGATCGACGACGTGCGCGGCACCGCGAGCTACCGCCGCCACGCCGTCGGGATCATGGCCCGCCGCACCCTCGGCTGGGCCTGGGAGTCATACCGCGGCAACGGCCGCAGCACCGAAGGAGCCGCCTGA
- a CDS encoding (2Fe-2S)-binding protein, producing MRVNFTVNGRRHEADDVWEGESLLYVLRERMGLPGSKNACEQGECGSCTVRLDGVPVCSCLVAAGQVEGRDVVTVEGLADFAAHRAEAHPGTGCASGACGTSLDRAKRWKAEPAAGDETRDTGELSPIQQAFIDAGAVQCGFCTPGLLVAADELLERTPQPSDADIREALSGNLCRCTGYEKILDAVRLAAARAEETV from the coding sequence ATGCGCGTCAATTTCACGGTCAACGGCCGCCGCCACGAGGCCGACGATGTCTGGGAGGGCGAGTCCCTCCTCTACGTCCTGCGCGAGCGCATGGGCCTGCCCGGCTCCAAGAACGCCTGCGAACAGGGCGAGTGCGGCTCCTGCACGGTCCGCCTCGACGGCGTCCCGGTCTGCTCCTGCCTGGTCGCCGCCGGCCAGGTCGAGGGCCGCGACGTCGTCACCGTAGAAGGCCTGGCCGACTTCGCCGCCCACCGCGCCGAGGCCCACCCCGGCACCGGCTGCGCCTCCGGCGCCTGCGGCACCTCGCTGGACCGGGCCAAGCGCTGGAAGGCCGAGCCCGCCGCGGGCGACGAGACCCGAGACACCGGGGAGCTCTCCCCGATCCAGCAGGCGTTCATCGACGCCGGAGCCGTCCAGTGCGGCTTCTGCACCCCCGGCCTCCTGGTCGCGGCCGACGAGCTCCTGGAGCGCACCCCGCAGCCGTCCGACGCGGACATCCGCGAGGCGCTCTCCGGCAACCTCTGCCGCTGCACCGGCTACGAGAAGATCCTCGACGCGGTCCGCCTCGCGGCCGCCCGCGCGGAAGAGACGGTCTGA
- a CDS encoding xanthine dehydrogenase family protein molybdopterin-binding subunit: MGVTGSPTNINQGSRTKGGIGESTLRPDGILKVTGEFAYSSDMWHEDMLWGHTLRSTVAHAEIVSIDVSEALATSGVYAVLTYDDLPAAMKNYGLEIQDTPVLAHGRVRHHGEPVALVAADHPETARRAAAKIRIDYRELPVVTDEASATAPGAPLIHEGRDDHHIGHVPHPNIVHRQPIVRGDADAAEARADVIVKGDYYFGMQDQAFLGPESGLAVPAEDGGVDLYVATQWLHSDLRQIAPVLGLPEDKVRMTLSGVGGAFGGREDLSMQIHACLLALRTGKPVKIVYNRFESFFGHVHRHPARLHYEHGATRDGKLTHMRCRIVLDGGAYASASPAVVGNASSLAVGPYVIEDVDIEAIALYTNNPPCGAMRGFGAVQACFAYEAQMDKLAAQLDMDPVEFRQLNAMEQGTLLPTGQAVDSPAPVAELLRRVKAMPLPPERQWESAGEHADVRALPGGLSNTTHGEGVVRGIGYAVGLKNVGFSEGFDDYSTARVRMEVIGGEPVATVHTAMAEVGQGGVTVHAQIARTELGVAQVTIHPADTQVGSAGSTSASRQTYVTGGAVKNSCEAVREQLLELGRRKLGTYHPAWATAELLLEGGKVVTDGGEVLADIADVLEDEAIDVELEWRHRPTEPFDLRTGQGNGHVQYSFAAHRAVVEVDTELGLVKVIELACAQDVGKALNPLSVVGQIQGGTIQGMGIAVMEEIIVDPVTAKVRNPSFTDYLLPTILDTPTIPVDVLELADDHAPYGLRGIGEAPTLSSTPAVLAAIRNATGLELDRTPVRPEHLTGV, from the coding sequence ATGGGCGTTACCGGTTCCCCCACCAACATCAACCAGGGCAGCCGCACCAAGGGCGGCATCGGCGAGTCCACGCTGCGCCCCGACGGCATCCTGAAGGTCACCGGCGAGTTCGCGTACTCCTCGGACATGTGGCACGAGGACATGCTCTGGGGCCACACCCTGCGCTCCACCGTCGCGCACGCCGAGATCGTCTCCATCGACGTCTCCGAGGCGCTGGCCACCTCCGGCGTCTACGCGGTCCTCACCTACGACGACCTGCCCGCCGCGATGAAGAACTACGGCCTGGAGATCCAGGACACCCCCGTCCTCGCCCACGGCCGGGTCCGCCACCACGGCGAGCCCGTCGCGCTCGTCGCCGCCGACCACCCGGAGACGGCCCGCCGCGCCGCCGCGAAGATCCGGATCGACTACCGCGAGCTGCCCGTCGTCACCGACGAGGCGTCCGCGACCGCGCCCGGCGCCCCCCTCATCCACGAGGGCCGCGACGACCACCACATCGGCCACGTGCCGCACCCCAACATCGTCCACCGCCAGCCCATCGTCCGCGGCGACGCGGACGCGGCCGAGGCCCGGGCCGACGTCATCGTCAAGGGCGACTACTACTTCGGCATGCAGGACCAGGCGTTCCTGGGCCCCGAGTCCGGCCTCGCCGTACCCGCCGAGGACGGCGGTGTCGACCTGTACGTGGCGACCCAGTGGCTCCACTCCGACCTGCGCCAGATCGCGCCCGTCCTCGGCCTGCCCGAGGACAAGGTCCGCATGACGCTCTCCGGCGTCGGCGGCGCCTTCGGCGGGCGCGAGGACCTGTCGATGCAGATCCACGCCTGCCTGCTCGCGCTGCGCACCGGCAAGCCCGTCAAGATCGTCTACAACCGCTTCGAGTCCTTCTTCGGGCACGTCCACCGCCACCCGGCCCGCCTCCACTACGAGCACGGCGCCACCCGCGACGGCAAGCTCACGCACATGAGGTGCCGCATCGTCCTCGACGGCGGCGCCTACGCCTCCGCGTCCCCGGCCGTCGTCGGCAACGCCTCCTCGCTGGCCGTCGGCCCGTACGTCATCGAGGACGTCGACATCGAGGCGATCGCGCTCTACACCAACAACCCCCCGTGCGGCGCCATGCGCGGCTTCGGCGCCGTCCAGGCGTGCTTCGCCTACGAGGCGCAGATGGACAAGCTGGCCGCGCAGCTGGACATGGACCCGGTCGAGTTCCGGCAGCTCAACGCCATGGAGCAGGGCACCCTGCTGCCGACCGGGCAGGCGGTCGACTCGCCCGCCCCGGTCGCCGAACTGCTGCGCCGCGTCAAGGCCATGCCGCTGCCGCCCGAGCGCCAGTGGGAGAGCGCCGGCGAGCACGCCGACGTCCGCGCCCTGCCCGGCGGCCTGTCCAACACCACGCACGGCGAGGGCGTCGTGCGCGGCATCGGCTACGCGGTCGGCCTGAAGAACGTCGGCTTCTCCGAGGGCTTCGACGACTACTCCACCGCCCGGGTCCGGATGGAGGTCATCGGCGGCGAGCCCGTCGCGACCGTCCACACCGCCATGGCCGAGGTCGGGCAGGGCGGCGTCACGGTGCACGCCCAGATCGCCCGTACCGAACTCGGCGTCGCCCAGGTCACCATCCACCCCGCCGACACGCAGGTGGGCTCCGCCGGATCGACCTCCGCGTCCCGTCAGACGTACGTCACCGGCGGCGCGGTCAAGAACTCCTGCGAGGCCGTCCGCGAACAGCTCCTGGAGCTCGGCCGCCGCAAGCTCGGCACCTACCACCCCGCCTGGGCGACCGCCGAACTCCTCCTGGAGGGCGGCAAGGTCGTCACCGACGGCGGAGAGGTGCTGGCGGACATCGCGGACGTCCTGGAGGACGAGGCGATCGACGTCGAGCTGGAGTGGCGCCACCGGCCCACCGAGCCCTTCGACCTGCGCACCGGACAGGGCAACGGCCACGTCCAGTACTCCTTCGCCGCGCACCGCGCGGTGGTCGAGGTCGACACCGAGCTCGGCCTGGTCAAGGTCATCGAACTGGCCTGCGCCCAGGACGTCGGCAAGGCGCTCAACCCGCTGTCGGTCGTCGGCCAGATCCAGGGCGGCACCATCCAGGGGATGGGCATCGCCGTCATGGAGGAGATCATCGTCGACCCGGTGACCGCGAAGGTGCGCAACCCCTCCTTCACGGACTACCTCCTCCCCACCATCCTCGACACGCCGACCATCCCGGTCGACGTGCTCGAACTCGCCGACGACCACGCCCCGTACGGGCTGCGCGGCATCGGCGAGGCCCCGACCCTGTCGTCCACCCCGGCCGTCCTCGCGGCGATCCGGAACGCAACGGGTCTGGAGCTCGACCGGACGCCGGTCCGGCCGGAACACCTCACCGGCGTCTGA
- a CDS encoding NCS2 family permease, whose translation MTQQSVQPKTGAEDAGPGSRVPAGRSWLDRYFHISDRGSTVAREVRGGVTTFMAMAYILLLNPLILGGKDVDGNLLSQPALITATALAAAVTTLLMGFVGKVPLALAAGLSVSGVLSSQVAPEMTWPQAMGMCVMYGVVICLLVVTGLRELIMNAIPLPLKHGITMGIGLFIALIGLYKAGFVGKGTATPVTLGPAGELAGWPVLVFAVTLLLIFMLQARNIPGAILIGIVVGTVVAFVINKVADVDPKIWSSGPPELKGSAVSSPDFSLFGDVDFGGWGDVGAMTVGFIVFTLVLAGFFDAMATIIGVGTEAGLADDKGRMPGLSKALFIDGAGGAIGGVAGGSGQTVFVESATGVGEGARTGLASVVTGLFFAACLFFTPLTAIVPAEVASAALVVIGAMMMQNARHVDWSDRSVAIPVFLTVVLMPFTYTITTGVAAGVISYVAIKAAQGRAREVGAFMWGLTVIFVVYFALHPIESWLGVS comes from the coding sequence ATGACCCAGCAGTCAGTGCAGCCGAAGACCGGTGCGGAGGACGCGGGCCCCGGCTCGCGCGTCCCCGCCGGCAGATCGTGGCTCGACCGGTACTTCCACATATCCGACCGCGGTTCGACCGTGGCCCGGGAAGTGCGCGGCGGCGTCACGACCTTCATGGCCATGGCGTACATCCTTCTGCTCAACCCGCTGATCCTCGGCGGCAAGGACGTCGACGGCAATCTGCTCAGCCAGCCCGCCCTGATCACCGCCACCGCGCTCGCGGCGGCCGTGACCACCCTGCTCATGGGCTTCGTCGGCAAGGTCCCGCTCGCGCTCGCCGCGGGCCTCAGCGTCTCCGGCGTCCTGTCCTCGCAGGTCGCCCCCGAAATGACCTGGCCGCAGGCCATGGGCATGTGCGTGATGTACGGCGTGGTGATCTGCCTCCTGGTGGTCACCGGTCTGCGCGAGCTGATCATGAACGCGATCCCGCTTCCTCTGAAGCACGGCATCACCATGGGCATCGGCCTGTTCATCGCCCTGATCGGGCTCTACAAGGCCGGCTTCGTCGGCAAGGGCACCGCGACCCCGGTGACCCTCGGCCCCGCCGGTGAACTCGCCGGCTGGCCGGTCCTCGTCTTCGCGGTCACCCTGCTGCTGATCTTCATGCTCCAGGCCCGCAACATCCCCGGCGCGATCCTCATCGGCATTGTCGTCGGCACCGTGGTCGCCTTCGTGATCAACAAGGTCGCGGACGTAGACCCGAAGATCTGGAGCAGCGGCCCGCCGGAGCTCAAGGGCTCCGCGGTCTCCTCACCGGATTTCTCGCTCTTCGGCGACGTCGACTTCGGCGGCTGGGGCGACGTCGGCGCGATGACCGTCGGCTTCATCGTCTTCACCCTGGTGCTCGCCGGCTTCTTCGACGCGATGGCCACCATCATCGGTGTCGGTACGGAGGCCGGTCTCGCCGACGACAAGGGCCGCATGCCGGGCCTGTCGAAGGCGCTGTTCATCGACGGCGCCGGCGGGGCCATCGGCGGTGTCGCCGGGGGTTCCGGGCAGACGGTCTTCGTGGAGTCCGCGACCGGCGTCGGCGAGGGGGCCAGGACCGGTCTGGCCTCCGTCGTCACCGGCCTGTTCTTCGCCGCCTGCCTCTTCTTCACCCCGCTCACCGCGATCGTGCCCGCCGAGGTGGCCTCCGCCGCTCTCGTCGTCATCGGCGCGATGATGATGCAGAACGCCCGGCACGTGGACTGGAGCGACCGCTCCGTGGCCATCCCGGTGTTCCTGACGGTGGTCCTGATGCCGTTCACGTACACCATCACCACCGGTGTGGCGGCGGGCGTCATCTCGTACGTCGCCATCAAGGCCGCCCAGGGCCGGGCCCGCGAGGTCGGCGCGTTCATGTGGGGCCTGACGGTGATCTTCGTCGTCTACTTCGCCCTGCACCCGATCGAGAGCTGGCTCGGCGTCAGCTGA